From the genome of Pochonia chlamydosporia 170 chromosome Unknown PCv3seq00011, whole genome shotgun sequence:
GGTTTTGTTGCAGGCACCGACACATTGACCTTGACGGGGCTGAATCACCCGTCTGTTTGATGTCTTCGGCTCCGTATCGCTGCATATGAGCGATGGGATCCGCTTCGTGCAGTTCCCGCCGGAAAACATCGCCGCAGTAAGGGAGACGTTCCAGCGTTCCTGGCCCAGGGGCATCCAAGCCAAGAGCCCATACTCCGTCTCGTATAAATTCAAGCTCCGGGGAACGCCGTGGAGCGGCATTGGCACGGGCTCCCTCGCAGTGCCGGCAGTCATACTTGTGCGAGAGATGTTTGCCTCCCTGTATCTTTACATTTCCATAGTCGCCCTCAATTTACGGATTTTTAGGTCAGTACTGACTTATTGAGACTAACTCTCCTTGAAAGAGCCAGTGGCTGCATTCTAACCAAGTAGAGTCAGGCAGGAAATGTCAATCACTGCATAAACTTATCTCTCTATTTGGTCACAATGAACGCTACTTGACGTGTTTTCTCATTACGCGCCTATTAATTGTGAAACTGGCGCCTATAACACAaatggagaagctgaagcagtggttgctggtggtccTAACCAGTTAGAAGTCCACCAGTAAGAATTATCTCGGGGCCAACTCCATCTCTGTTTACTCTAGACACACCGCACAACGACGTCAAGATGCCGGAAGGCATGGGATACGTGGCGTCAAAAGGAAATATGACTATATATTGGCGAAGTTTGGAATATAGTAAGCGACTCGCTAATGCGCTGAACTGTTGCCTATCCAACCGAAAACAGACTTCATGTCAGAAGAAGCCTTGGGTAATTTGTCATGTGTGAAGAGAACCATAAACTTCCCTCAGCAATAGAAGCTGACATCCAATCATATACAGCCCCAAAGTGTCTTCACATAACGCCAACACCTCAATATAACGCGTTCAGGAGCACCGACCTGGGAGGGCAGGCAATCACAACGCAGAGGTACGATGTCTGGCTGAAGCCCAGTACCGTAATCGCCATCGAGTTGTTGTACGGCAAGGAGGGCAATTATTAGAGCCAGTATGTGGATCCGAGGAGATATCTGTGCACTGATTCAAAAATAGCCGAGGATGGGGGATGTGGCACAGACTAGATTCAACCGTACGGCCCAACTACTGTGGCAGGTTCAAATGGCCATGGGTGAAGCGCAACTGACGAGCATACCAAGACGCCTTCTGTGGTAAGAAGCAGACAAATTCCTCTAGGTCTCTGGATGCTATGCCGCCTCTTGTATCAAGTCTGCTGAGTGTTTCAATATAATATGATACCCTAGAAGCGAATCGCCAGACGGGCTAGTTCTGAAAAGCTGCTTGCCGAGTTGCAACTCCCCTGCGTCGCCCAAACCGTATTATCTGTACAAGTCCTACAAgtgtcacgttatgagagtCATACTGAGCCAGATTTAATATCGTGGCGCACAGGTAATTACTGATGATGAATccattgttgttcttgtttgtTGTCCTAATCTTGgcagagggattcacgtcatttatctgagttcagaagcataactaccagccttctgataaaattccaggtggttggccagcctctcatctcctgatGACTATGGTTTTATGACATCTggcaattactccaagtctgcttgttcaataAACAaaggcagttttatccgacaacaAGCACCCACGAttgccttgccgtcaatgctTTCCTTTGCCGTCTTAATATCGCTCGGGGCTGCGCGGCCATTCCACGCAGGACAAGTCGTAATCATGGGCACCAAAACAATGCTCGTTTACCCTAATAGGACTGAGCGCTTGGACCTGGTGGGGAGTCTGGATTGTGCCCTGACGTTTtgtccaaccagacttgaagGCCCAAGGGTGAGACAGGGCGTCTTTGGGGGAAATGGCAATGGTCTCCAACTCATTTCCTGGTTTGTTCAACCTAAGTTCTGAACCGTATTTCGTTTTTGTTCAAAGTCAAAGCGGCTGTCTGACATTCTGGAGCTGTGGCTTAGACCGCGTCGATGTTGGTGTcccatcatcgacatcaaccagactcgtTTTCCTAACAAGGCAAACGAGCCATGCCTCGGGTGCATCGGAGATGCAATGTCCAATGCTCGTCGTCATGAGCCTGCCATGACATCAACTGGTGATGGAACCCGATGAGAAACCGACCTGTATGTATCCAGCTCTGCATGCCTACTATGCCGTTACCGAGATCACCGAGATCACGAAGATATAAACATAAGCCTCGACCCAGTGTTGAAATCCATGACGAGACGGACACGCCAACATCGCTCGTTTACACCACCACTATCCATCCACATCTACAGCTATGAAGCTCGAAATCATTCTCTATGTTGCTGCTGCCCTAGGTGCACACTCCGTATGCGCTACCTTCAACGACATTATTGTCACCACAGAGCAAGGTTCCATCCGCGGCACCCAAGTCCGTAACGGTGTCAACGCATTGCATTCCTTACGCAGAGCCTCCCGTCGGTCCCTTGCGATTCCAGCCGCCTCAACCGCTCAAGCGTTCACATAGAGAGACGATGAACGCAACCCGCTTTGGTTTTGCGTGCCACCAGTTCGCATACAGGGGCATCTTCAGTGGCCCCATTGCACCCAGCGTCCCAGAGTCGGAGGACTGCCTGAGCCTCAATATCTACGTCCCAAAGCGCCGTCGGGGCGAGCGAAAGAAGCTGCCAGTCTTTATCTGGTCCTACGGCGGCGGCTTCGGCATGGGCTCTGGCAGCGCCCCATTATATAACCCGACTGACTTTGTTGCTGAGAATAAGgacatcatcatggtcaGCTGGAAGTATGACTTCCCATCTATTATCCATTTGTGCTACTATATCTCACCAAGAATACGGTCTAATTAACTGTAGTTATCGCACTACTATTTTCGGCTTTCCTAATTCACCAGCCCTTACGGCCCAGAACCTGGGCGTACGTGACCAGCGCCTCGCCCTTGAGTGGCTGCGCGACAACATCGCATCCTTTGGCGGCGACCCGAAGCGAATGGTTCTTGGTGGGCAGTCTGCCGGCGCTATCTCGGCACATGCAATGACTTATGCGTATCCCCAGGATCCCATTGTGTCTGCGCTTATCCTCCAGAGTGGCACGGTCGAGCAGCTTGGGACGAAACGAGAAGGCCAGGACTTTGAGTTTGTGCGCGTCGCTCAGGCTGTCGGCTGCGCAAGCCAGGACCGGAAACAAGAGCTTGAATGTATGCGAATGGTTGACGCTGATAAGCTACAGCACGCCATCTCAAACAAGACGTTAAACGAGATCGGGTCACCGCACGGGGGAATGCCTATGGCggatgatgttgtcatgTTCACCCCAGAGGATGCCCGACGACGCTCAGAGGCAGGCAAATTCGCTCGTCTAGTATGTCCACAGTCAGCATCTGTAATCCCCCCCTTCAACCACCAGGGTCAATGGAAACTGACATGTGCCATGGGCAGCCCACGTTGATCGGCACAATGTTGAATGAGGCCGATTCAACCATCCCTGAGTGGGATCCAGTAAAGGGTGTCGACCGAGAGCTTAGCGACACGCTGACTATGCAAGTCTTTGAGTGCAACGTGGCTCTCGAAGCTGGGTATGTCCCCTTATTCACGCAAGCCTTGTGCGATTTACCAACTAATTTGACAAGATTCCGCGCTCAACACAAGGTCCCGGTGTGGCGATATTCATACAGGGGCGTTTTCCCCGAAGTGACTCCCTATCCATGGGCGAGGGCTTACCACGCAGGTACATTGAATTATATATACACATATCCTTTACCAACGTGTAACGGCCCTGCTGACGCAGAGTAGCTGAGACTGGCGTTCTCTTTGGAACATATGACTTGGTGAAAACCAACCCGGCGGCAAATACCAACTCGACGACAAAAGAGGCTTCCAAGTTCCTGCAGCACATGTTTGGGACATTCGTGAGGGACCCCATTCATGGCCTCGCGGACAAGTACCGAATGCCGCTCTTCCGCCCAAACACCTCAAGCTTGATTGAGCTCTTCAATGAGAACAAACCAACCTTTTCGTTGGGCATGGAGCAGAATCTGGCAACTTGTTGGTATATGACTAAGACAACTTCTGAGAAGACTACCTAGAGGGTAACCAAGCCATCAGAAGTACTCGAGTTTCCCTGAGCTACTTGCTATTGGTGATACTGTATCCTTATGCTCTCTTTTGACTCAGGAACGATTACGCGGACTCTACGCGGCCATCATGCACACGCCTCTTGTGACCCGCTTCATGTGAGATAAGAATCCGATCCGTCTCGGACACGTTGTGGTTAGCGAACCAACTGGGATTCACTCTGGGGCAGTGCAATACGATCATGGAAAAGCTAGAGCAGGAGTTTTTCAACGCACAGGCCCCCTCGCTCGTGTGAATTATAGCGACACTGTATTTTAGTCATGTTAGCTAAAACTGGCTGGGCTGTCAAACAGGAATGACCGTGCCGGCAAGCGGCCCGCCAAAAGAAGCCTGGAGGAACTGTTAGGTACGCTGGAATTTGGCCCGATGAAGTAAGCGGTTAAAATGTGTCACACGATATAAGGGGATATAATTGCTCAGCAATAGAGCGcgttctttttgttgacaAAATGTGATATTCGGATGTCACATGTCATTGTACGTTGAAAGGCGAATTACAAGTCGCGAAATTTTACTTAAGTGTATttgttggaagcgcaaggcttctattcgggtgataattatcacggGACTTGGGGAACTCGTAACTAGTTGATTGATGCTCgttgttgaattcatctagctatagataacgtgCGCCTGAATGGGAGTTGAGACCtcctcacgtgaggtctgtttcagccaccgtttgaagccattcgcaggctgctggctccgccgccaaaggcggtggaagcaacagtATTAGTGAACTGCGGGCAACAACAGAGGGTTGTGGGGCTCTGGAAtgttgaacgtcacagcggaagagatgccgccaacgtaggctatttatggaaggcgcaggctggacg
Proteins encoded in this window:
- a CDS encoding carboxylesterase family protein (similar to Metarhizium robertsii ARSEF 23 XP_007816819.2), whose amino-acid sequence is MNATRFGFACHQFAYRGIFSGPIAPSVPESEDCLSLNIYVPKRRRGERKKLPVFIWSYGGGFGMGSGSAPLYNPTDFVAENKDIIMVSWNYRTTIFGFPNSPALTAQNLGVRDQRLALEWLRDNIASFGGDPKRMVLGGQSAGAISAHAMTYAYPQDPIVSALILQSGTVEQLGTKREGQDFEFVRVAQAVGCASQDRKQELECMRMVDADKLQHAISNKTLNEIGSPHGGMPMADDVVMFTPEDARRRSEAGKFARLPTLIGTMLNEADSTIPEWDPVKGVDRELSDTLTMQVFECNVALEAGFRAQHKVPVWRYSYRGVFPEVTPYPWARAYHAAETGVLFGTYDLVKTNPAANTNSTTKEASKFLQHMFGTFVRDPIHGLADKYRMPLFRPNTSSLIELFNENKPTFSLGMEQNLATCWYMTKTTSEKTT